A single region of the Zygotorulaspora mrakii chromosome 4, complete sequence genome encodes:
- the RPS18A gene encoding 40S ribosomal protein uS13 (similar to Saccharomyces cerevisiae RPS18A (YDR450W) and RPS18B (YML026C); ancestral locus Anc_5.566) — translation MSLVVQEQGSFQHILRLLNTNVDGNIKVVYALTTIKGVGRRYANLVCKKADVNLYKRAGELTQEELERIVQIMQNPTQYKIPAWFLNRQRDVNDGKDYHTLANGVESKLRDDLERLKKIRAHRGVRHFWGLRVRGQHTKTTGRRRT, via the exons ATGTCTCTAGTTGTTCAAGAACAAGGTTCCTTCCAACACATTTTACG TTTGTTAAACACCAATGTTGATGGTAACATCAAGGTCGTTTACGCCTTGACCACTATTAAGGGTGTTGGCCGTCGTTACGCTAACTTGGTCTGCAAGAAAGCTGATGTCAACTTGTACAAGAGAGCTGGTGAATTGACCcaagaagaattggaaagaATTGTTCAAATCATGCAAAACCCAACCCAATACAAGATCCCAGCTTGGTTCTTGAACCGTCAAAGAGATGTCAACGATGGTAAGGATTACCACACTTTGGCTAACGGTGTCGAATCCAAATTGAGAGATGACTTGGAAAGATTGAAGAAGATCAGAGCTCACCGTGGTGTCAGACATTTCTGGGGTTTACGTGTTAGAGGTCAACATACCAAGACTACTGGTAGAAGAAGAACTTAA
- the YML6 gene encoding mitochondrial 54S ribosomal protein uL4m (similar to Saccharomyces cerevisiae YML6 (YML025C); ancestral locus Anc_5.565), whose translation MFSKCRLTRLFKTIRRQSTLAAESVSLPNAATPPRFTLATVRSFPSLEPLTFAPVPINVLAAPLRRDILWRAVVYENDNKRVGSSNPPGRSENGYSRRKLLPQKGTGRARAGDANSPTRHNGARALARNAPNDYTTALPYKIYSQAVLNALSHQYKSGNLFIIGGGNELAKTNELDLNELDLVPNPNAEADHGDIVFARFLKEYNLENKRLLFITSDLREGLMKHTDAFKDKVDIVQQEFVDVNDLLKAQRIFIELESLEFLAVTHSPE comes from the exons ATGTTCTCCAAATGTCGATTGACTAGA CTGTTCAAAACAATTCGTCGTCAGTCCACTTTAGCGGCAGAAAGTGTATCACTTCCTAATGCAGCAACTCCTCCTCGTTTCACATTGGCAACCGTGCGCTCATTCCCTTCCCTAGAGCCATTAACTTTTGCGCCAGTACCAATCAACGTGCTTGCTGCACCTTTACGGAGAGATATACTCTGGAGAGCTGTAGtatatgaaaatgataataaaCGTGTAGGATCATCCAATCCTCCAGGGAGAAGCGAAAATGGCTATTCAAGACGTAAGTTATTACCCCAAAAGGGTACAGGTAGAGCTAGAGCTGGTGACGCAAATTCACCAACCAGACACAACGGTGCAAGGGCATTGGCAAGAAATGCACCAAATGATTACACAACAGCTTTGCCGTATAAAATTTACTCACAAGCAGTGCTGAACGCTTTGAGTCATCAGTATAAAAGCGGgaatcttttcatcatcggCGGGGGGAATGAGTTGGCGAAAACAAATGAacttgatttgaatgaacTAGACCTCGTCCCAAACCCGAACGCGGAGGCAGATCACGGAGATATCGTCTTCGCTCGATTCCTCAAGGAGTacaatttggaaaacaaAAGGCTACTGTTCATAACCAGTGATTTAAGAGAAGGTTTGATGAAACATACTGACGCATTCAAAGACAAAGTCGACATTGTCCAACAAGAGTTTGTAGATGTCAACGATCTCCTGAAGGCTCAAAGAATATTTATCGAATTAGAGTCACTGGAGTTCCTAGCAGTAACTCACTCTCCCGAATAG
- the TSA2 gene encoding thioredoxin peroxidase TSA2 (similar to Saccharomyces cerevisiae TSA2 (YDR453C) and TSA1 (YML028W); ancestral locus Anc_5.569) — protein MVAQVQKPAPTFKKTAVIDGVFDEVSLEKYKGKYVVLAFIPLAFTFVCPTEIIAFSEAAKKFTDIGAQILFASTDSEYSLLAWTNVARKDGGLGSVDIPLVADTNHSLSRDYGVLIEEEGIALRGLFLIDPAGIVRHITINDLPVGRNVEEALRLVEAFQWTDKNGTVLPCNWTPGAATIKPSVDESKEYFSTANK, from the coding sequence ATGGTCGCTCAAGTTCAAAAACCAGCTCCAACTTTCAAGAAAACCGCTGTCATTGACGGTGTCTTTGACGAAGTCTCTTTGGAGAAATACAAGGGTAAATACGTCGTCTTGGCTTTCATCCCATTGGCTTTCACCTTTGTCTGTCCAACTGAAATCATTGCTTTCTCTGAGGCTGCTAAGAAATTTACCGATATTGGAGCTCAAATCTTGTTCGCTTCTACTGATTCTGAATACTCTTTGTTGGCATGGACCAATGTTGCCAGAAAAGATGGTGGTCTAGGCTCTGTTGACATCCCATTGGTTGCTGACACCAACCACAGTTTGTCGAGAGACTACGGTGTTTTgatcgaagaagaaggtatCGCTCTAAGAGGTCTATTCTTGATTGATCCAGCCGGAATTGTTAGACACATCACCATCAATGATTTGCCAGTCGGTAGAAATGTCGAAGAAGCTTTGAGATTGGTTGAAGCTTTCCAATGGACTGATAAGAATGGTACTGTTTTGCCATGTAACTGGACTCCAGGTGCCGCTACCATCAAGCCATCCGTTGACGAATCCAAGGAATACTTTTCCACAGCCAACAAATAA
- the YHP1 gene encoding Yhp1p (similar to Saccharomyces cerevisiae YHP1 (YDR451C) and YOX1 (YML027W); ancestral locus Anc_5.567) — MKFVKRSHIFIHSNIKLNKQLRRSVCFDIWAYLIMTTSGKPLLPSLQSIFHTEGPMPEPCSSLLNSMRPRFYSDNGVIRLPPLEGGVQRPKSVDSGLRHTMVSQPANTETKVEPSTPLSKTKSATSSLGASSSLGKRCDVLTPLSAARAIITPSANDKKRAFAFITHSQETFPKKEPKIDNAPLARRKRRRTSTQELRILQAEFDLCPAPDKRKRQELADRCNMSVKAIQIWFQNRRQASKKQKNSASKSTAASAETKEMSEMIIEDNLHMTPLANKIINTLETGNCRDSTVDDLSVVLPEEKISPTKSINKYTPTKLSPSSKRGQALTFHLTSDKKLLTPIKTPSNTRVNRLINGTPGSVSPFPRKYSITQNNSKPILEHKKIPLRELNTNTLVH; from the coding sequence ATGAAGTTCGTGAAACGTAGTCACATCTTTATTCATTCCAATATCAAGTTGAATAAACAATTGCGTAGATCTGTCTGCTTCGATATTTGGGCATATCTTATAATGACGACCAGCGGCAAGCCACTACTACCATCGTTGCAAAGCATTTTTCACACGGAAGGACCAATGCCGGAGCCGTGCTCTTCGCTTTTGAACTCCATGAGGCCACGATTCTATAGCGACAACGGTGTGATTCGGTTGCCACCGCTGGAGGGCGGCGTGCAAAGGCCGAAATCTGTAGACAGTGGGTTGAGACACACCATGGTGAGTCAACCTGCTAATACGGAGACGAAAGTTGAGCCATCGACACCATTATCGAAAACTAAATCTGCCACTTCCTCTCTTGGTGCCTCCAGCAGCCTGGGTAAGAGATGCGACGTTTTGACACCTTTGTCAGCTGCCAGGGCTATAATAACACCCTCCgcaaatgataaaaagaGGGCGTTTGCGTTTATCACCCATTCACAGGAGACGTTCCCAAAGAAGGaaccaaaaattgataacGCGCCATTAGCACGTCggaagagaagaagaacttCGACACAGGAATTACGAATTCTACAGGCAGAATTTGATCTGTGTCCCGCCCCTGATAAACGAAAAAGACAAGAATTGGCGGACAGATGTAACATGTCAGTGAAAGCTATACAAATATGGTTCCAGAATAGAAGGCAAGCTTCGAAAAAACAGAAGAACTCCGCCAGCAAGTCTACTGCAGCGTCAGCTGAGACTAAAGAAATGAGCGAAATGATAATTGAGGACAACCTTCATATGACACCATTGGCGaacaaaataataaatacCCTAGAAACAGGAAATTGCCGTGATTCGACAGTAGATGATCTCTCCGTTGTATTGCCTGAGGAGAAAATTTCTCCAACGAAGTCAATCAACAAGTATACTCCGACAAAATTATCGCCGTCGTCTAAGAGAGGACAAGCATTAACCTTCCACTTGACATCCGACAAAAAACTTTTAACACCCATCAAAACCCCTTCGAATACAAGAGTAAACAGATTGATAAATGGCACTCCTGGATCTGTAAGCCCATTTCCTAGAAAATACTCAATCACACAGAATAATTCGAAACCTATTCTCGAGCACAAGAAGATTCCTTTACGAGAATTGAATACCAATACTTTAGTGCATTAA
- the PPN1 gene encoding endopolyphosphatase (similar to Saccharomyces cerevisiae PPN1 (YDR452W); ancestral locus Anc_5.568): MVINVSTKEALIAPRQGGKHHRGLAVRYVVVLSCLIAAFYYLLGTVRVRDDEDAVFEILSGEEGWHVGSEGERERLAQLGLTPRAPVILRDSQTGKEKKLHGRFLHITDIHPDSHYREGSSIDKQCHRDKPEDKKDRAPRFGRACAGCDGSVDLMDYTLKWIKENVRDEIDFVIWTGDNVRHDNDRQIPRTEFEILDMNEVLAQKMHSLFCDHESNNPRDFDAMVVPSLGNNDVFPHNLFAMGPTLQTREYYRIWNTFVPQEQQRIFDRSASFVTEVIPGKLAVISINTLFLFKSNPLVDNCDSKKQPGYQLLVWLGNILQEMRERGIKVWLSGHVPAIPKNYADSCYDKFTLWTYEYRDIIIGSLYGHMNMDHFIPADGKKSWKIINEREQLNGASLYKSYSDNEADAEVADDDDDFFLDHAMCASETHLLGAKPVQKESYMNSVKNVFYQKIFDKFEDQEAYQTGKRKRKNLRKKRKSMEKLCERYSIVQIAGSVIPTFNPGFRIWEYNLTGIDNDDQLLRAQSWDKFYQNLERIMDNDVRIDEDYSIVEITGKRSKNDKTLPAKKPKNLPLGPAHVAQLFSPTKFIQYFADLSEIDKQYKDLLKQGKNASEAADFAFKYKVEYTSQDEPYALGGLLVKDYISLASKLVSDKKLWKKFLERAFISSGYKD; encoded by the coding sequence ATGGTAATAAATGTCTCGACGAAGGAGGCGCTCATCGCACCTAGACAGGGCGGGAAACACCATAGGGGGCTTGCAGTACGTTACGTTGTCGTTCTCTCTTGTCTAATTGCGGCTTTCTACTATCTATTAGGCACTGTGAGGGTACGGGATGACGAGGATGCAGTATTCGAGATTTTATCCGGCGAGGAGGGTTGGCATGTCGGGTCTGAAGGGGAGAGGGAGCGGTTGGCTCAGCTGGGGCTGACACCTCGTGCCCCTGTGATCCTTCGGGACTCGCAGACTGgcaaagagaaaaagcTGCATGGCCGGTTCTTGCATATAACAGATATCCATCCCGACTCGCATTATAGAGAAGGTTCGTCCATTGACAAGCAGTGTCACAGAGATAAACCAGAGGATAAAAAGGACCGCGCTCCGCGGTTTGGAAGGGCTTGCGCTGGTTGTGACGGGTCCGTGGATCTGATGGATTACACGCTTAAATGGATAAAAGAGAATGTCAGGGATGAAATCGACTTTGTCATATGGACGGGTGACAATGTGCGCCATGACAATGATCGTCAAATTCCGAGAACggaatttgaaattctaGACATGAATGAAGTTTTGGCACAGAAGATGCACTCGTTATTCTGCGATCATGAGAGTAATAATCCTCGAGACTTTGATGCAATGGTGGTGCCAAGTCTTGGTAATAATGACGTGTTCCCCCATAATTTGTTTGCAATGGGGCCAACTCTGCAGACAAGAGAGTACTACAGAATTTGGAATACTTTTGTACCGCAGGAACAGCAAAGAATTTTCGATAGATCTGCGAGTTTTGTCACAGAAGTTATTCCTGGAAAACTGGCCGTCATTTCGATTAATACACTTTTCCTGTTTAAGTCTAATCCATTGGTTGATAACTGTGACTCCAAAAAACAACCAGGTTATCAACTATTGGTTTGGCTCGGCAACATTTTACAAGAGATGAGAGAAAGGGGTATCAAGGTATGGCTATCAGGCCATGTTCCCGCAATACCGAAAAATTACGCGGATTCGTGTTATGACAAATTCACTTTATGGACTTACGAATACAGAGATATAATTATTGGCAGTTTATATGGGCATATGAATATGGACCATTTTATACCTGCTGATGGCAAAAAGTCATGGAAGATCATCAACGAGCGGGAACAATTGAATGGTGCTTCATTATATAAATCTTATAGTGATAATGAAGCTGACGCTGAAGTTGctgacgatgatgatgattttttcttagACCATGCAATGTGTGCCAGTGAAACCCATTTATTAGGTGCCAAGCCAGTACAAAAAGAGTCTTACATGAATTCAGTCAAAAATGTATTCTAccaaaagatttttgacaaatttgaagatcaGGAAGCATATCAAACtgggaaaagaaaaagaaaaaatctcagaaagaaaagaaaatcgaTGGAGAAGCTTTGCGAACGTTACTCAATTGTCCAAATTGCGGGATCTGTGATTCCAACTTTCAATCCCGGTTTCCGTATATGGGAATATAACTTAACCGGTATCGATAATGATGATCAACTACTGAGGGCGCAATCTTGGGATAAATTCTACCAAAATCTAGAAAGGATAATGGACAATGATGTGagaattgatgaagattaTAGTATAGTCGAAATAACCGGCAAAAGAAGCAAGAATGATAAAACACTACCTGCGAAAAAGCCCAAAAATTTACCTCTAGGACCTGCACACGTTGCTCAATTGTTTTCGCCAACAAAAttcattcaatattttgcaGACTTGtcagaaattgataaacaGTATAAAGATTTGCTCAAACAGGGTAAGAATGCATCTGAGGCTGCAGATTTTGCTTTCAAGTACAAAGTTGAGTATACCTCACAAGATGAGCCGTATGCATTAGGAGGATTATTGGTTAAGGACTATATTTCATTAGCATCTAAGCTGGTTAGTGATAAAAAACTATGGAAAAAGTTTCTGGAGAGAGCGTTCATTTCATCAGGTTATAAAGATTAA